Below is a genomic region from Drosophila albomicans strain 15112-1751.03 chromosome 2R, ASM965048v2, whole genome shotgun sequence.
ATAGATTTACTTGCAAGTGTTTCAACTTCATTCTCTTTGTGttcaacaaattatataaatacaaatgtataatACAACGCTTATCGCATAGTTCTATTAACTCGTGTGTGTTGCCTTGTATCGAttgaaatgcgaaatgcgtgtataaatataacaaaggcCAAGTGTATTACAAACAACAGTTATCCATAAaggaatttatttatgttcgCTATATGCATATTTTCACCGTAAGTTGCAGCTGCTACTGATAATCAGAAAAAACTGTTTGTAgcttaaaataagatttaaGTGCAAGCTTGAAGCTTACTTCTGAGTGAGTTGAGTTTGTTTTGAAAAATCGATTTTTCtcagcacttttttttatatatatatatatatgcaagtGTGCGCTCTCTTTGGCACTCTCTTGCTTCTTTTTCTACCCCAGCCCCCGTCTGCCCTTGTCGAAccagctgttttttttttgtgggctCAGCGATGCTTGCAATTTCCTTGACAATTATCACAACCTGTTAAAGTTTTCTGATGCAATTTTAGTTTAGATCGTTTGACTTCCCAAAGATTGAATATGTAAGatcttattatattttcagaaaaGAAAGCAGTTGTAGACTTatcatatttttgtggtttttattcatttgcgGTTTCCTGTCTTATATTCCCAACAGCCTAATTACAAAACTGTTTCCAatgacaaataaaattgaatagaaCTCACATCTAAATATGGCTacatatttttagcaaaaagagagaaaaaatacgaaaacaaTAATTGCGTTATTCATTGCGTTGCCAAAGGCGAATGATAAGTATTCATACTTGAATATACGGGCCATAAATGAACCGATGTCGGAGGCGTCGTCAACATCGTCGTCGCCCACATGCCAAGTTATTTGGTAGaaagacaataataataactcgGCATCCAAGTGCTTCAAGCGAATCCAATGTTCACTCAATTGCGCAGATAGCTTACAGGTACTCtttgaacaaaaaaagaggCCAAGATGAAACTGTTTATTCATGGAGCAGATGATTTACTTGTATCTTTCTTGACATTACAAATAGCCATCGTTATATCGCATGTCACCTGCTCTACTATAAAGATTAATAGGGGACCGAGTTGGGTGTTTTTCGAGTAAAAAAACAAGAGTGtctgcttgtttgtttgtcgcCAAGAATAATGTGAACACATTTAGGCATTTGGGTCAGAAGTGTTTGAATCAAATAgtcgagcagcaacagcagcagcatcgaaGCACTTCAACAATCTCAAGAGCACCCCAAGAAGCACTAGAAACCAGTCTCGACTGTCTGTAGGCGATCCAGAGGCTCCCTTGGTCGTAAGTTGTTTGTCTGGTGCTCGTAAGATAGATAGATGGATGGCTGAAAATTGGGTCATTTACTTAGAGTGGCGATTCCCTCTTACAGTTTATAGAATGTTTGATTTATTGGTGGATTTCACTAGTTGATTTATCAAATCGCTTTGCGAGTGTGCTGTCAATTTCACACTGGACTAGAGACCAGTTTATTTGGATGCCCTTCGAATGGTATCCATTGTGGTTGGAAATGCATGCTCAGCTGCTTTTGAAAcgataaaatattcattatgCATCTGATTTAAAGATGACATTCGATTGTattacataaacataaaaccaGCTACAGTctgacaataaataaataatgtgtaCACTTTGGTAGCTTTGTTCAATGAATGCAAACTACTTGCGAAGTAAACTCTGATTATTTTGTCTATTGCAATCTGAATCATCGATTCTGTTATTCGAATAACTGTATTCCATATTGTGTTTATACTTATGCGTAATTCTATACTCTGGACTCGACGTTCTCTGAAGCGAAGAGCAAACACTCATAAGTGTGTGTggatatatttatacattacgagtgtgtgtatacataattattattctgtAATGACGAACTCGCAATCGATCGATCGTTTCCGTTCCAGATGAATTATTCTTTTGCTAcctaatttcattattatttctaaacgtttcttaatttttttttctagaGAATCTTTCACGTTTTGAATTACAGATTAAGCACAGTAAAGGAATAGGATAATTTACTCTACGATTTTTATGAATGGCCATATAGGATATGGTGGTTTAGCTTAACTACATTGGCGGAAATACGTGAGTTTTCAGTTGGTTTCAGTCGAAGTAATCGATTGGCAGTTGAAGGTCGACAACGACCTACATAAGCAGTTTCTTTGTATCAACCCGTATATATAcgaagtatatatgtatttctcttttttttttgtattgttttgtctTCTCTTGTTTTATCTGCCGTTGTTTTTGCATCTGGGCGCTTCGTGTTCAAGTGCTTAATTCAGCTTTGAAAAGAAACCTCAGGCAACGCTTAACTGGTTCGATTGACGCACTGGATACAATGGCCCAACGCCTGTCCTGAACTCGAACTATGTTATTTATAGAtgtctttgttgttttacTCTCAAATACATACTCAAATGACTTTCTCTTGTCTATACCCTTCGGGAAAATGTGGGCGTAGTTTAATGAGGAAAATGATTAAAAGCAGCCTGGgagaatattaaattgttaaatcgGCTAGAGATTGACTAATCACTTAATTAGATACTTCCTACAAGTCCTTGGCGTTTGGGGTGTCTTGTCTGTCGCCAGTCCGTAGCAAAACAAACATCACTAATTTGTTTTCCCTGTTTATTTGAATATCATAAAGTTGATAGTCAGCTTAGTAAACCAAACACTTGTTGCCGCTGTTCATTGGACTACCCAAGGCACAGCCGAATTCCCGCCCGAATTCCTCTGAATTGCTTAGCGGTCCATTCACATCCCAGCGCTCAGGAGTATGCAACATGAGAGGCAAACCCTTTGGTGGCGGTTCTTCGCCCAGTTTAGCCCAGCAGCGGGTTTGGGCGAAGTAGATGAAGAACAGCTGTGTGTTGGTATAATTCAACTCGGGCAGCGTCTCTCGTGAAAGAAGATTCTTCAGTTTAGGATCCAGTTGCTCCAACCAGCTGAGATATGCATTGAAGGCCACATTAAGGGCACTGCTCTCGGCAATAATCTGCCTGAGGCGGGTGGCATTGCGAAACTCGTTGGGCTCATCGGTCAGATAGTTGCTATACTGGGCACGTTGACATTCGCTGACATTCCGATAGCCTGACATTGTTTCCTCGGACCAAGGTGACGTCGCCTGCGGATACTTATTCCATCCATCGTCATCGAAGGCGTAGAGTAGGGCACTGGCCAATCTCTGGCCCAGCAGCGCGTACTTCAAGGCCTTGGGATAGTAGTAGCTGTAGTAGGGTGACTGCAGCAGACCCCAACCCACGAGGATCTCGTGTTTACGTGGCATGAGTGCAGCACGCACCTCAAAGGCATCCAGACCACCATCGTCGGGCTGGCTAAAGTCGTTGCCACGCAGCGAGTTCAGCTGCTGATGCGCATTGAAACGCAGCGAAATCTCCAGCTTGCGCCAGTAATCATCGCCTTTTTCGAAGCGCAGCTCGGACAGATCAACGCCTTGGTAGTCGGGAAATTGTGTGTGATATTGCACGAGTCTGGTGCGAGCCGCACGTCTATCGTTCTCGGTCATCCATTCCACCTTGAGCTGCTGCTCAAAGGCTTTGATCACATCGTTGAATATCTGATCGATGTCATTCTGGGCATCATTCTGGCGTACATGATGCTGGAACATGTCTCCCAGCGCCTGGGGAAAGAGCCGTTGcatcacacgcacacactgcTGGGGACGCAGCATTCCTTCCTCCTCGGGCGGCGAATTGAGCTCCGAGAGTGCCACATATAGAATGTAACCAGAGATGGTTAAATGATTGTTCGACTTGATCGTGCGCACCATGTGACTAAGGTAGCTTTGGGAGCGTAGATATACGTAATCCACATGACTGCCGTCCACAATATTCTCCACGAACTGCTTAAAACTGACCGTATTAGCTCCCAATTGGTTATCTACATCAGCCAGGCTGCGTCGTGGATACGGCGAATTATTTCCAGACTGCTGACGTAAACGGTCTTGTCCGGTCCGTGAACGAGCTGTATAGACGGGCACCTGCTCAGGCTGCTGTTGGTCCAGCGGTGGAGGCAAGATGTCGCTTTCATGCATGC
It encodes:
- the LOC117573514 gene encoding neprilysin-4; its protein translation is MRTTRAVWLLLAVLVTLLHLIYGVAAARNYNNNNIYINNNNVNRMPPMGQSQRGAMSMPPNRYQNQNQNPNQIHNNNNNNNNREHQYDVPKSREELRVRQIMATEMGNYMDPTLDPCEDFFNYACGNWAQYHTRQLRDGELGTVQQIVESRIVKKLDELLKLPMTPQHHPNEYSSASAANVRKVVSFYDSCVAIEANAQERQQFMIKILQKHGGLRNVPTSNYQSGYTWQRLLSELRKNYGLDILIGLSVDLNLEQMRGNSIYLGEPKLTIIPQEHCNTLSVQEAEVNSEIYNVIQQQVANNLHDWLEMEHGEAARFAGDIIRFEFELCKRMHESDILPPPLDQQQPEQVPVYTARSRTGQDRLRQQSGNNSPYPRRSLADVDNQLGANTVSFKQFVENIVDGSHVDYVYLRSQSYLSHMVRTIKSNNHLTISGYILYVALSELNSPPEEEGMLRPQQCVRVMQRLFPQALGDMFQHHVRQNDAQNDIDQIFNDVIKAFEQQLKVEWMTENDRRAARTRLVQYHTQFPDYQGVDLSELRFEKGDDYWRKLEISLRFNAHQQLNSLRGNDFSQPDDGGLDAFEVRAALMPRKHEILVGWGLLQSPYYSYYYPKALKYALLGQRLASALLYAFDDDGWNKYPQATSPWSEETMSGYRNVSECQRAQYSNYLTDEPNEFRNATRLRQIIAESSALNVAFNAYLSWLEQLDPKLKNLLSRETLPELNYTNTQLFFIYFAQTRCWAKLGEEPPPKGLPLMLHTPERWDVNGPLSNSEEFGREFGCALGSPMNSGNKCLVY